One Candidatus Sulfurimonas baltica DNA segment encodes these proteins:
- a CDS encoding glycosyltransferase family 32 protein: MSFPILVSNRLIKILGTITKTLCYPFHYIFPKKRFKIPEISKPIFTSKTASKIPKIIWQTNYTNNVSLPVYLNYLFNRLMSLDHEYRYVSTEARLEYMKTNAPKEISEAFEQLTDGASQADFWRVFVLNHIGGTYMDIDAHLVWPLSKIIKPDDTEVFLLTKQHYSNYFIASQKNNPVLEKSLNIIVDNIVNKNLDGGIYNLTGPNVLNIAIGDKKVNHRFYRITCVQGSFTNEYFQYIDKPRGKWIHAKKEDLIKG, encoded by the coding sequence ATGTCATTTCCAATTCTAGTATCAAACCGTTTAATTAAAATTTTAGGAACTATTACCAAAACTTTATGTTATCCGTTTCATTATATTTTTCCAAAAAAGCGTTTTAAAATTCCTGAAATCAGCAAACCTATTTTTACGTCAAAAACTGCAAGTAAGATTCCAAAAATTATTTGGCAAACAAACTACACGAACAATGTAAGCTTGCCTGTATATTTAAACTACTTGTTTAATCGTCTTATGTCTTTGGATCATGAGTATCGTTATGTAAGCACAGAGGCAAGACTAGAGTATATGAAAACCAATGCTCCAAAAGAGATAAGCGAGGCATTTGAACAACTGACAGACGGTGCTTCACAGGCTGATTTTTGGAGAGTGTTTGTGCTTAACCATATTGGCGGAACATACATGGATATCGATGCTCATCTTGTATGGCCACTATCTAAAATAATCAAACCTGATGATACAGAGGTTTTTTTACTGACAAAGCAGCACTACAGTAACTACTTTATAGCTAGCCAAAAAAATAATCCCGTTTTAGAAAAAAGCCTCAACATTATTGTAGACAACATAGTAAATAAAAATCTAGATGGTGGAATATATAACCTAACAGGTCCTAATGTATTAAACATTGCTATTGGAGACAAAAAGGTAAATCACAGATTTTACCGTATTACATGTGTGCAAGGGAGTTTTACAAACGAGTATTTTCAATATATTGATAAGCCAAGAGGCAAATGGATTCATGCAAAAAAAGAAGATCTAATAAAAGGCTAA
- a CDS encoding ABC transporter ATP-binding protein, whose translation MKKVLKRFLPYIKEYKLQYFLVLIGIILTVSATAATAHIMKPLMDDMFINRKEEMLFFIPLGLIAIYFLKAIGRYIQSVYMSYIGQHIVTRFREILLEKMINLDMGFLYLNRSGELISRVTNDIGRIQYFVASMLPELFRESLTVVALIGYVIYLNPHLAFYSLVVLPVVIYPLILIARKLKKYSHRSQDKNADVVTRLTEVFNNSEIIKANATEKYELNRFSVQNWQFFKINMKAVYVGEIVSPMLEIIGAVGLAAVIFIGGREVYNNNMTVGEFTAFLTAVGLVFQPVRRIGSIYSKIQDAVAASERVFEVIDTKSKIQDGEKLLKEDIVHVEFKNVKLKYENAYALNNINIDIKQGENIALVGDSGGGKSTFINMLIRFYDPDEGEVLINGKNIKEYKQNSLKHHISLVTQRIYIFQDTLAANVAYGEENIDEQKVLQALELADASSFVSSLENGIYTKMEEFGANLSGGQRQRVAIARAIYKHSSLLLFDEATSALDNESEKRIQEALNEYTKDKITVTIAHRLSTIEHADKILVMQKGRIVASGTHKQLLQESEIYQKLAGKFKN comes from the coding sequence TTGAAAAAAGTTTTAAAAAGATTTTTACCATACATAAAAGAGTACAAATTACAATATTTTTTAGTTTTAATAGGGATAATATTAACAGTTAGTGCAACAGCAGCAACAGCGCATATTATGAAACCATTGATGGATGATATGTTTATAAACCGTAAAGAGGAGATGTTGTTTTTTATCCCTCTCGGACTGATAGCAATTTATTTTTTAAAGGCAATTGGTCGCTATATACAGTCCGTTTATATGAGCTATATAGGTCAACATATAGTAACCAGATTCAGAGAAATTTTGCTCGAAAAAATGATAAATCTAGATATGGGATTTTTATACCTAAATCGAAGCGGTGAGTTGATTTCCCGTGTAACCAATGATATTGGGAGAATCCAGTACTTTGTGGCAAGTATGCTTCCCGAGCTGTTTCGTGAGAGTTTAACAGTAGTTGCTCTTATTGGGTATGTTATATATTTAAATCCACATTTGGCATTTTACTCTTTGGTGGTTTTACCTGTAGTTATTTATCCTCTAATTTTAATAGCAAGAAAGTTGAAAAAATATTCACACCGTTCACAGGATAAAAATGCTGATGTAGTAACAAGGCTGACGGAAGTTTTCAACAACAGTGAAATCATTAAAGCAAATGCAACTGAAAAGTATGAACTAAACCGTTTTAGCGTTCAAAACTGGCAATTTTTCAAAATAAACATGAAAGCAGTTTATGTAGGGGAAATTGTTTCTCCAATGCTAGAGATAATTGGTGCAGTAGGTCTTGCTGCAGTTATTTTCATAGGTGGAAGAGAAGTCTATAACAACAATATGACAGTAGGCGAATTTACGGCATTTTTAACAGCTGTTGGGCTTGTTTTTCAGCCTGTACGCCGTATTGGCTCAATATACTCGAAAATTCAAGATGCTGTTGCTGCGAGTGAGAGAGTTTTTGAAGTAATAGATACAAAAAGTAAAATTCAAGATGGAGAGAAACTTCTTAAAGAAGATATTGTACATGTAGAGTTTAAAAATGTAAAACTGAAGTACGAAAATGCTTACGCTCTAAACAATATAAACATAGATATAAAGCAGGGTGAAAACATAGCTCTTGTCGGGGATAGCGGTGGCGGAAAATCTACCTTTATCAACATGCTTATACGCTTTTATGACCCTGATGAGGGAGAGGTTTTAATAAATGGCAAGAACATAAAAGAGTACAAACAAAATTCGCTAAAACATCATATATCTTTAGTGACGCAGAGAATATATATATTTCAAGATACATTGGCGGCAAATGTTGCCTATGGTGAAGAAAATATAGATGAACAAAAGGTTCTGCAAGCTTTGGAGTTGGCAGATGCCTCTAGTTTTGTTTCATCTCTTGAAAATGGGATTTATACAAAAATGGAAGAGTTTGGCGCCAATCTCTCAGGTGGACAGCGTCAACGTGTTGCAATTGCCAGAGCAATTTACAAGCACTCATCACTGCTTCTTTTTGATGAGGCAACGTCAGCACTGGATAATGAGAGTGAAAAAAGAATACAAGAGGCTTTGAATGAATATACCAAAGATAAAATTACCGTAACTATTGCGCATAGATTAAGTACCATCGAGCATGCCGATAAAATTTTAGTTATGCAAAAGGGTAGAATAGTTGCAAGCGGGACACATAAGCAACTTCTGCAAGAATCAGAAATTTATCAAAAATTAGCAGGAAAGTTTAAAAATTAA